The following is a genomic window from Bacillus carboniphilus.
GAGGTAAAATGTCCGAAGATTACAGAGATAGGCTTCAAGAAAAAGAGCAGCAAAAGAATCCAGGGGGAACTTTAAATAATGCTTGGGCTCGTGCTTATACGGGTGCTCCTAGCACTGGATGTTTGGTAAATATTGTTTCCGTAATTCTGGTCATTATATTTATCGCCATTGTACGAGCTTGCTCCAATTAAAAGGAGAGTGCATTTTTATCAAATATTTCATAAAAACCGTTCTAATGGTATACGTCTTAATTAGTCTGGACTGAAGAAAAGGAGTTCTTTATGAAAAAACAGCTTTTGTTCTTAACACTTTTTATATTTTTGACAGGGTGTTCAGAAGAAAAGAATTATGTGTATTGGACAGTTACGGAAAGCTCCCAAATCAAACGACTAGAAGAGGCACAGATTGATTTCATAATCAAAAACGGAGAAATTTGGGTTAATGAAGAGGATATGAAGAAAGTAGTTGTTTGTTGTTCGTAGTAAAAATGTGTTTTGTAAGGAGGACATATGAACAATAAAAAAATACTAGCTTTACTAGTAGGTGCTGTAATGTTATTTCTTCTAATCTTTGAGGTTAGGATTTCTGGACCTAGTACTCTTGAAGAAGCTATGGATGAAGCAGGAATTTCCGATATTGAAGTTTTACACTCTGAACTAATCAATATTCATAAAAAGGATTATATTGTTTTCTATAAGTTAAGAGATTTACGCGGTATTCGGGTTGGATTAGCCAATAAGAATGAGTACACAGGGTGGAAATGGGAGCAAAACCTTGGGGATATCAGAAGAATAACTGATTTAGGAAAGGAAATGACCTACGAATATGTATCGTTACCAGAAAAGGATTATGCTGTTTTATTCGGAGCAATCGCTAACCCAAAAATAAACACGGTGACAGTGGGATATTCCTATGATTCATTACAGAAGTTTTCAAATATTATTGAAATCAATGATGAATTAAGTGTTTGGTTTACAGATTGGAGATTAGATGATCGAAATATTTCGGTGAGAGCAAAGGGGAAAGAATACTTTATCTTAACTGAAATTTAGGAAATGAATATATCCACATTGTATAGATTTTTAAAATAAAAGGATTAAAGAAATGACGGAGGCTACCATGAACTACTTGTTTAGAAAAACGATTACAGATTGGAATTCCTGGGGAGCTGTTTTTCAATCAATAGAAGATTTTCGAGAACTCATTAAGGAAATTTTTATTAGGGAAAACTTAACGGGTTATGAACAGATTTCTCATCTAACGCCGGGGTCGAATGCAGTATTCAAAGTGGGGTCCTATGTAATTAAAATATTTGCACCCACCGAATCAAGTGCAAACACGGACTATTATTATCATGCCGAACTTACTGCTATGAAGAGAGCGATAGCGAAAGGAATCAATACACCAAGAGTTATAGCGGCTTCTTATATACAAGATAAGTACTTATTTAGGTATATCATTATGGACTACATAAAAGGAAAAGAAGCGGGACGAGTACTGAAAGATTGCTCAATTGATAAAAAGGTTAGTTTTGTGCATGAGTTAAAAACTAACTTACAGAAAATAAATAGAAGACCAAACAATTTTGTGGATGGAAATGACTTGATAAAAAGGGCAATTCATAATGAAAAATGGTCACCATACCCTGAATCTGTTAAAAAACAAATTTATGATGTCTTAACTGATCTGCAAATTGAAAATATGGTGTATGTACACGGGGATTTAACTGCGGAAAATGTGATGATTGATGAAGAAGAAAGCCTGTATATTATTGACTTTGCAGATAGTACTATTGCTCCTGTAGAGTACGAATACCCACCTATCATTATGGATTTGTTTGATTTTGACCGAGATCTTACCTTAGAGTTCATGAAGGGGATGGAACTGGAAGAGTTCATAGATAGACTTTTCGTTGGAACCTTGTTGCATGAGTTTGGAGCATTTATAATAAAGGACTTTTGGGATAGATGCACTAGTAAAAAGGTTGAGGAATTAACGGATATCTTTGAAATCAAAGCGTTAATGTTTGATAAACTAAAGAACTAAACGTACAAATTAGTTGAAGAGAGGGGAGGTATAGATGAACAATCATGCTAAAGAAGAAATAAAATGGTTAATGATATTACTTGTTGCAATACTAACGTTAGCATTGATTGGAATTGCATGCTACTTTTTGACAAAATCAAATAATCACGGTGACATATGGTCATTTTTTAATGAAGGTCAAATAATAGAAGTTCAAAAGCGTATTGGCGAAGAAAATAAATATGAAGACTACAAAGTAATAGACAATAATGACCATGTCCAAAAGATAAAAGAAATGTTAGATAATGCTAAATGGGAAAAAGCAAAGATGGAAATGGCACACCCACCAGATTACCAATTTGTGTTTCGATTTAAAAACCCTAAAATTGATGCAAAAGCAGTCTTATACAGGATTTGGTTAGGTCCTAATAACAATAGAGTGAATGTCGTAAAAGGTATTGGTGAATACGTTCATCTTGATGGGGATTATTCAAGTGTTTTTTTAAGATTTATAACAGGAGAATAATTTATAAAAAAAACTTCTTTCAACTAACGGACAGGGATTGTTCAAAAAGATAAGAGGGTATGTAGTAACAGACTCAGGATGTGCCATAAAAAAGGTTCTCCGGATTATTTATTTTCTAGAGAACCTGGAGGAGGATGATATCGAGCCGGAATTTTCTTAACCACACTTTGGATTTCATTAAATTGTTCAAAGGGTCTGTAAATGAAAAGATTAACTTGAATGGAAAATTACATAGTACCTAGTGGAACAGTTTATTGTTCTGTGTAGGTATGTGGAATAAGGTCATAAAAAAACTTGAAGAGGTATAGATGACTATTACTATAGGTAATAGTCATGTTATGGAATTTAATTTGGTTTATAATAAAAATAAAATATTCTACAGGAGGTGTTTTAGGTTGAGCACAAAGGAAGAAATCATAAAATTGATAAAGGATTTACCTGAAAATGTAACTCTCGAGGATATAATGAGGGAATTATATGACAGGTCCAAAATTGAAAAAGGCATTAGAGAGCTTAACTCTGGTAAGGCAATGTCTCATAGTGAAGTTAAGGAGAAACTTGGGAAATGGCTGAACTAAGATGGGCTCAATCCGCAGTGCGAGATCTAGAACAAATATGCAGTTTTATAGCTGAAGATTCTGATGAATATGCAAAAGTATTCGCAAGAAGAATTATTGAAACTATTGAAACAACGGCAGTTTTCCCATACTCTGGGAGAATAGTTCCTGAGATGAATAGTGATATGATTAGAGAAAAAATAATGAGTAATTACAGAATTATTTATCGTATAAAACAAGAGAGTATAGAAATTGTTCGGATTATTCATAACGCCAGGAGTTCTATAGATTTAAATTAATGACATCATGGCTAGATACATAGGCTATGATGTCATTTTTTCATAAATAATCAAAGGGAGCTTTTTGAAGTTTGTTAATAATTACGCTTAAAGTAACGGACAGCATTACTTTAAGTATGGAGAGCAGTTTTTAAATGATAATAAATTTCCGACATTGGATTCAAAGTACACCATGAAAACTGTTGAAAAAACCGTTGGTAACCTTGGTTTTCCTGAAGGAGCTACAACTGCTCATATCTTCAATAAAGTGAGAGATTTTGGTTTGGAATTGTGTCCACTTGAATTAGGACCGTATCTAAGACTGGAGTATCTGGATCAACCTGAAGGTGATTCGGGAAATCCCTTACAGCAGCATCAAGCTCCAACAGGATCTATCACAGTAGCATCGAAGATACTAACTAAAGACGATAATTTTCCAAAAGGCTTTTATCTTAGACGAATTAACGGCAAGTTGTGGCTTAGGGGCTACATTGTCGATGGGTTACACGTTTGGAATTCTTCTGACCGTTTTGTTTTTTGTCTAAAAAAAGTGCTTAATTAAAGCAAGAGAATGACAGCCTATTTATTCTGAAAGATACTAGAGTTGAAGATCTAGTGGTTGGCAAGGTAACTTCTTTTTTTATTGTACTAACAGACAGGTTAATTGAAGAACGATATAGGAATACAAAATTATGGAGGATAGAAATGCGTTTATTTGATGAGGATAACGAAAACGTAATTAACAATGTCTCTATATTTTTAACCATTGATGAGGCTAGAGAAATGATAGATACATTAGAGGGGCTGTTGAAAAGCTTTGAAAATAAACCTAATCATGGACATTTAAATGACGAAACGTATCAACATGAGATTACAATTAGTCTCTATGATGATAAGAATCTGGATGGCTTAAATGAAAGGGCAAAAAAGCTTATTAGAGAAAACAAATGATTGATGTTAAGTAACAGACAATTTACTTCAATAAAAAGAAGTAAAATACAAATACAAATCTTTGATCGGGATTGATAGGAATTGGAAAGTCATATAACAAATGAGGTATTGGAAAACGTATTTTTTATTGATGGAAGTCTGAGGGATATTTATGTACTTGATGCGGATAAAGACGATTGGCAAAAATTTTATGATTGGGTTCTCGCAAATCCTTGGGAAATTCTTTTTTACAAAGATGGACAAATAGCAGAGTATAAAGAAAAAGTTGTTACCAACATCTTCAAAGATAAAGAGAACGGGACCATCCATCTAATGTCGATAAAATTAAACAGTGTTTTGATAAATTGTCATTTCTTTTCAGAGGAAGA
Proteins encoded in this region:
- a CDS encoding aminoglycoside phosphotransferase family protein, encoding MNYLFRKTITDWNSWGAVFQSIEDFRELIKEIFIRENLTGYEQISHLTPGSNAVFKVGSYVIKIFAPTESSANTDYYYHAELTAMKRAIAKGINTPRVIAASYIQDKYLFRYIIMDYIKGKEAGRVLKDCSIDKKVSFVHELKTNLQKINRRPNNFVDGNDLIKRAIHNEKWSPYPESVKKQIYDVLTDLQIENMVYVHGDLTAENVMIDEEESLYIIDFADSTIAPVEYEYPPIIMDLFDFDRDLTLEFMKGMELEEFIDRLFVGTLLHEFGAFIIKDFWDRCTSKKVEELTDIFEIKALMFDKLKN
- a CDS encoding type II toxin-antitoxin system RelE/ParE family toxin; the protein is MAELRWAQSAVRDLEQICSFIAEDSDEYAKVFARRIIETIETTAVFPYSGRIVPEMNSDMIREKIMSNYRIIYRIKQESIEIVRIIHNARSSIDLN